From the Gallaecimonas kandeliae genome, one window contains:
- a CDS encoding MFS transporter: protein MSQSGLTRTELRAAFSLASVFSLRMLGLFMILPVFALYGQHLQGYSPLWVGIAIGAYGLTQAVLQIPMGMASDRFGRRKIIVLGLLMFSAGSAVAALAHHILWVVAGRALQGAGAIASAVLAMAADLSRDEQRPKVMAIIGVSIGLSFALAMVVGPVLAAQWGLSGLFWLTAVLALCGILVVKFAVPQVVHKAPKGDTLPAPQRLGKMLKDPQLIRLDLGIFLLHFLLTATFVIMPAMLVNAGLPSDKHWELYFPIVVVAFFGMVPMIIIAEKKHMSRQMVQIALVVMLGSLAATWYLQHWLWGLIAALLLFFIAFNYLEATLPALIARIAPAGDKGSAMGIYSSSQFLGAFFGGSLAGAMAQYADKEGVLIMSAMLVLLWLWMSRGMRHPSNLKSVSLSAPYMAGREEQLAAGLSALPGVLEVNLMAKESAIYLKVNTQEFELAKARALLAEAG from the coding sequence ATGTCGCAATCAGGTCTTACGCGCACCGAACTGCGTGCCGCCTTCTCACTGGCATCGGTCTTCTCCCTGCGAATGCTGGGACTCTTCATGATACTGCCGGTATTCGCCCTCTACGGCCAACATCTCCAGGGTTACTCCCCGCTCTGGGTCGGCATCGCCATCGGCGCCTACGGCCTGACCCAGGCGGTGTTGCAGATCCCCATGGGCATGGCCTCCGACCGCTTCGGGCGGCGCAAGATCATCGTCCTGGGCCTGCTGATGTTCAGTGCCGGCTCGGCGGTGGCCGCCCTGGCCCACCATATCCTCTGGGTGGTGGCCGGCCGTGCCCTGCAGGGGGCCGGCGCCATCGCCTCGGCGGTGCTGGCCATGGCCGCCGACTTGAGCCGCGACGAGCAGCGCCCCAAGGTGATGGCCATTATCGGCGTCTCCATCGGCCTGTCCTTCGCCCTGGCCATGGTGGTAGGGCCGGTGCTGGCGGCCCAGTGGGGGCTGTCCGGCCTCTTCTGGCTGACCGCCGTCCTGGCCCTGTGCGGCATACTGGTGGTCAAGTTCGCGGTACCGCAGGTGGTGCACAAGGCGCCCAAGGGCGACACCTTGCCGGCGCCTCAGCGCCTGGGCAAGATGCTCAAGGATCCCCAGCTGATCCGCCTGGATCTCGGCATCTTCCTGCTGCATTTCCTGCTCACAGCCACTTTCGTGATCATGCCGGCCATGCTGGTGAACGCCGGCCTGCCGTCCGACAAGCACTGGGAACTCTACTTCCCCATAGTGGTGGTGGCCTTCTTCGGCATGGTGCCGATGATCATCATCGCCGAGAAGAAGCACATGAGCCGGCAGATGGTGCAGATAGCGCTGGTGGTGATGCTCGGCAGCCTGGCCGCCACCTGGTACCTGCAGCACTGGCTCTGGGGCCTGATCGCGGCGCTGCTGCTGTTCTTCATCGCCTTCAACTACCTGGAGGCGACATTGCCGGCACTGATCGCCCGCATAGCCCCGGCTGGCGACAAGGGCAGCGCCATGGGGATCTATTCCTCCAGCCAGTTCCTGGGCGCCTTTTTTGGTGGCAGCCTGGCCGGCGCCATGGCACAGTATGCGGATAAGGAAGGCGTGCTGATCATGTCCGCCATGCTGGTGCTGTTGTGGCTCTGGATGAGCCGTGGCATGCGCCATCCCAGCAACCTCAAGTCGGTCAGCCTCAGTGCCCCCTATATGGCGGGGCGTGAAGAGCAACTGGCGGCAGGCCTGTCGGCGCTGCCGGGGGTGCTGGAAGTCAACCTGATGGCCAAAGAGTCGGCCATTTACCTGAAAGTGAACACTCAAGAGTTTGAATTAGCCAAGGCCAGAGCATTGCTGGCCGAGGCCGGTTAG
- a CDS encoding EAL domain-containing protein, with product MEKRLPFLGSTLLALALTLLGSWLMMSVLSHQQHDSHMLAKARQLARVTSLYPDLPPLPLWEALTADADVIEARLYVRGQLRLQSRHGQLPAGDRQFVELQLPGQRRLSLLFDRHPLPWAQLWPSFAPLLIGLVWLLQLSLMLGSRYRRLRLAVKGLEEASAKGQTKSEPLLPKTGELLASQQQRIHTLECQQRQMDSLLHSAAWLDAGTGLGNRLFFEQHLATWLQEMEGNRVGCLVLLEHKELADLDEAQSQAWRSQLLALMQDKLGQWPDAVLGRLDEDEYGLLLPQMAGKDGQLFAQQLLKDISRLPLPKGLDDGDWLHLGWSPYQAGDDSQALLEQAAMALRAAQLQGENAVMAAGVEGMPQLETGSVRWRTLLEQVLARHSLKLVTEPVHGLEGDLHHWRVRALILDPKGKEIDDSVFMPMACRVGQEEALSRLCLELLLAKLGAARARGQRLAFRICVDALLKPGLQRWLRLAMMEVRDALPNLLLTVTEFELAQHGQPLAEALKQLGALGAGIMVERLGQHPQPVDWQALAPRAIKLHSSLARHIDRNSEQQLWVQRLVQQAVDLNAEVLAAGITSNEERRCLLRLGVSGGEGPLFGRGAQDPL from the coding sequence ATGGAAAAGCGCCTTCCCTTTCTCGGCAGTACCCTGCTCGCTTTGGCCCTGACCCTGCTGGGCTCCTGGCTGATGATGTCAGTCCTTTCCCATCAGCAGCACGACAGCCACATGCTGGCCAAGGCCAGGCAGCTGGCGAGGGTAACCTCCCTCTATCCCGACCTGCCCCCACTGCCGCTCTGGGAGGCCCTGACGGCGGACGCCGATGTCATCGAAGCCCGCCTCTACGTGCGGGGCCAACTGCGCCTGCAGTCCCGCCATGGCCAGCTGCCGGCCGGCGACCGCCAATTCGTGGAACTGCAGCTGCCCGGCCAAAGGCGCCTCAGCCTGCTGTTCGACCGCCATCCCCTGCCTTGGGCCCAGCTCTGGCCCAGTTTCGCCCCCTTGCTGATCGGTTTGGTCTGGCTGCTGCAGCTGAGCCTGATGCTGGGCAGCCGCTACCGGCGGCTGCGGCTGGCGGTCAAGGGGCTCGAAGAGGCCAGCGCCAAGGGGCAGACGAAGTCCGAGCCCCTGCTGCCAAAGACAGGCGAACTGCTGGCCAGCCAGCAGCAACGCATCCATACCCTGGAATGCCAACAACGGCAGATGGACAGCCTGCTGCACAGCGCCGCCTGGTTGGATGCCGGCACCGGCCTTGGCAACCGCCTCTTCTTCGAACAGCACCTGGCCACCTGGCTGCAGGAGATGGAAGGCAACCGCGTCGGCTGCCTGGTGTTGCTGGAACACAAGGAGCTGGCAGACCTGGATGAAGCCCAAAGCCAGGCCTGGCGCAGCCAGTTGCTGGCCCTGATGCAGGACAAGCTTGGCCAATGGCCAGACGCCGTGCTGGGCCGCCTGGATGAAGACGAATACGGCCTGCTGCTGCCGCAGATGGCCGGCAAGGACGGCCAGCTGTTCGCCCAGCAGCTGCTCAAGGACATCAGCCGCCTGCCCCTGCCCAAGGGCCTGGACGACGGCGACTGGCTGCACCTGGGTTGGAGCCCCTACCAGGCCGGGGACGACAGCCAGGCCCTGCTGGAACAGGCCGCCATGGCCTTGCGCGCCGCCCAGTTGCAAGGAGAGAACGCCGTCATGGCCGCCGGGGTGGAAGGCATGCCCCAGCTGGAGACCGGCAGCGTGCGCTGGCGGACCCTGCTGGAGCAGGTGCTGGCCAGGCACAGCCTCAAGCTGGTCACCGAACCTGTGCATGGCTTGGAAGGGGACTTGCACCATTGGCGGGTACGGGCCCTGATCCTGGATCCCAAGGGTAAGGAGATCGACGACAGCGTCTTCATGCCCATGGCCTGCCGGGTCGGCCAGGAGGAGGCCCTGTCCAGGCTCTGCCTGGAACTGCTGCTGGCCAAGCTGGGCGCCGCCAGGGCCAGGGGCCAGCGCCTGGCTTTTCGCATCTGTGTCGACGCCCTGCTCAAACCCGGGCTGCAGCGTTGGCTGCGGCTGGCGATGATGGAAGTGCGGGATGCCCTGCCCAACTTGCTGCTGACGGTGACCGAGTTCGAGCTGGCCCAACATGGCCAGCCCCTGGCGGAGGCCCTCAAGCAACTGGGGGCCTTGGGGGCCGGGATCATGGTGGAGCGGCTGGGCCAGCACCCACAGCCGGTGGACTGGCAGGCCCTGGCGCCCAGGGCCATCAAGCTGCACAGCTCCCTGGCCCGCCATATCGACCGCAACAGCGAACAGCAGCTCTGGGTGCAGCGCCTGGTGCAGCAGGCGGTGGATCTCAATGCCGAAGTGCTGGCCGCCGGCATCACCAGCAACGAAGAGCGGCGCTGCCTGTTGCGGCTCGGGGTCAGCGGCGGGGAAGGCCCCCTGTTCGGCCGCGGTGCCCAGGATCCCCTCTAG
- a CDS encoding 1-aminocyclopropane-1-carboxylate deaminase/D-cysteine desulfhydrase, with amino-acid sequence MKVRIPSPVYPVLAPILLERNIKLTIKRDDLIHPLISGNKWRKLKHPLAAALQAKKPGVLSLGGPYSNHLLALAAACHELGLASAALVRGHEQSTPTLAHCQALGMALHFVSRQDYRCRHDPDWLAQWQALYPDWLLLPEGGSAPEALTGVAELVAELPPGWDQIWTPVGSGGTLAGLVLGAQGQGEIVGVPTVKDAELPARIQGLLAARHCSHQNYRLLWGHEGPGFGKFSPAMGEAIRALEAELGVPLEPLYSGKLMLALWQAVESGELDGKQIVMLHTGGLQSLDGLRAQGRWPDA; translated from the coding sequence ATGAAAGTCAGAATTCCGTCACCAGTCTACCCTGTCCTTGCTCCCATCCTACTGGAAAGGAACATAAAATTAACCATAAAAAGGGATGATCTCATCCATCCCCTGATCTCGGGCAATAAGTGGCGAAAACTCAAGCATCCCCTGGCTGCTGCCCTCCAGGCCAAGAAGCCTGGCGTCTTGAGCCTGGGCGGCCCCTATTCCAACCACCTGCTGGCCCTGGCCGCCGCCTGCCATGAACTGGGCCTGGCCAGCGCCGCCCTGGTGCGGGGCCATGAGCAAAGCACCCCTACCCTGGCCCATTGCCAGGCCCTGGGCATGGCCCTGCACTTCGTCAGCCGCCAAGACTACCGCTGCCGCCATGACCCAGACTGGCTGGCCCAATGGCAGGCCCTTTATCCGGATTGGCTGCTGCTGCCGGAAGGGGGCTCGGCACCCGAAGCCCTGACCGGGGTGGCCGAACTGGTGGCGGAACTCCCGCCCGGCTGGGATCAGATCTGGACGCCGGTGGGCTCGGGGGGCACCTTGGCCGGCCTGGTGCTGGGTGCCCAAGGCCAGGGCGAGATAGTGGGGGTACCGACTGTGAAGGACGCCGAGCTGCCGGCCCGTATCCAGGGGCTGCTCGCCGCCCGCCACTGCTCCCATCAGAACTACCGGCTGCTCTGGGGGCACGAAGGGCCGGGCTTTGGCAAGTTCAGCCCCGCCATGGGCGAGGCGATAAGGGCCCTGGAGGCGGAGCTGGGGGTACCCCTTGAGCCCCTCTACAGCGGCAAGCTGATGCTGGCCCTGTGGCAGGCCGTGGAGAGCGGCGAGCTGGACGGCAAGCAGATCGTCATGCTGCACACCGGCGGCCTGCAGAGCCTGGACGGGCTGCGCGCCCAGGGGCGCTGGCCAGACGCCTAG
- the uvrA gene encoding excinuclease ABC subunit UvrA: MDKISVRGARTHNLKNISLDIPRDKLIVITGLSGSGKSSLAFDTLYAEGQRRYVESLSAYARQFLSLMEKPDVDHIEGLSPAISIEQKSTSHNPRSTVGTITEIHDYLRLLFARVGEPRCPTHDVPLAAQTISQMVDRVLAEPEDSKLMLLAPVIKDRKGEHAKLLANLAAQGYIRAVIDGEVCDLSDPPALELHKKHNIEVVVDRFKVRPDLQQRLAESFETALALSGGTAKVTSMDDDSVDLVFSANFACPHCGYSMTELEPRLFSFNNPAGACPSCDGLGVQQFFDESRVVVNGEISLSGGAIRGWDKRNFYYYQMLKSLAEQFEFALDQPFDSLPRKAKDIVLYGSGKQEVAFKYVNDRGDIVIRKHPFEGVIPNMERRYKETDSNTVREELAKYLANQACPSCKGTRLRQEARHVFVASRNLPAVAELSIGECLDFFEGLELEGQRAQIADKILKEIRDRLNFLVNVGLNYLSLSRSADTLSGGEAQRIRLASQIGAGLVGVMYVLDEPSIGLHQRDNERLLHTLIHLRDLGNTVLVVEHDEDAIRAADHVIDIGPGAGVHGGEIIAAGTPEEVANNEHSLTGQYLSGRKKIAVPELRQAPEKGWIELKGATGNNLKGVDLQIPVGLFTCVTGVSGSGKSTLINDTLFRLAHQKLNGAAGEEPAPFKELLGLEQCDKVVDIDQSPIGRTPRSNPATYTGIFTPVRELFAGTQEARARGYQPGRFSFNVRGGRCEACQGDGVIKVEMHFLPDVYVPCDLCKGKRYNRETLEVTYKGKNIHQVLEMTIEEARDFFDPIPAVARKLQTLMDVGLSYIRLGQSATTLSGGEAQRVKLARELSKRDTGQTLYILDEPTTGLHFADIQLLLDVLHRLRDHGNTIVVIEHNLDVIKTADWIVDLGPEGGSGGGQILTTGTPEQVAEHPGSHTARFLKPLL; this comes from the coding sequence ATGGACAAGATCTCGGTACGCGGCGCCCGTACCCATAACCTCAAGAACATCAGCCTGGATATCCCCAGGGACAAGCTCATCGTCATCACGGGCCTGTCCGGCTCCGGCAAGTCGTCCCTGGCGTTCGACACCCTCTATGCCGAGGGCCAGCGCCGCTACGTGGAGTCCCTCTCAGCCTACGCCCGCCAGTTCCTCTCCTTGATGGAGAAGCCGGACGTGGACCACATCGAAGGCTTGTCGCCGGCCATCTCCATCGAGCAGAAGTCTACCTCTCACAACCCCAGATCCACCGTCGGCACCATCACCGAGATCCACGACTACCTGCGCCTGCTGTTCGCCCGGGTCGGCGAGCCCCGCTGCCCCACCCACGACGTGCCCCTGGCCGCCCAGACCATCAGCCAGATGGTGGACAGGGTCTTGGCCGAACCCGAAGACAGCAAGCTGATGCTGCTGGCGCCGGTGATCAAGGATCGCAAGGGCGAGCATGCCAAGCTGCTGGCCAACCTGGCGGCCCAGGGTTATATCCGCGCCGTCATCGACGGTGAGGTCTGCGACCTGTCCGATCCGCCGGCCCTGGAGCTGCACAAGAAGCACAACATCGAGGTGGTGGTGGACCGCTTCAAGGTGCGCCCCGACCTGCAGCAGCGCCTGGCCGAAAGCTTCGAGACGGCCCTGGCCCTGTCCGGCGGCACGGCCAAGGTCACCAGCATGGACGACGACAGCGTCGACCTGGTGTTCTCCGCCAACTTCGCCTGCCCCCACTGCGGCTATTCCATGACCGAGCTGGAGCCCAGGCTCTTCTCCTTCAACAACCCGGCCGGCGCCTGCCCCAGCTGTGACGGCCTGGGGGTACAGCAGTTTTTCGACGAATCCCGGGTGGTGGTAAACGGCGAGATCTCCCTGTCCGGCGGCGCCATCCGCGGCTGGGACAAGCGCAACTTCTACTACTACCAGATGCTCAAGTCCCTGGCCGAACAGTTCGAGTTCGCCCTGGACCAGCCCTTCGACAGCCTGCCCCGCAAGGCCAAGGACATAGTCCTCTACGGCTCAGGCAAGCAGGAAGTGGCCTTCAAGTACGTCAACGACCGCGGCGACATCGTCATCCGCAAGCACCCCTTCGAAGGGGTGATCCCCAACATGGAGCGCCGCTACAAGGAGACCGACTCCAACACGGTGCGCGAAGAGCTGGCCAAGTACCTGGCCAACCAGGCCTGCCCCAGCTGTAAGGGCACCCGGCTGCGCCAGGAAGCCCGGCACGTGTTCGTGGCCAGCCGCAACCTGCCGGCGGTGGCCGAGCTCAGCATCGGCGAGTGCCTGGACTTCTTCGAGGGCTTGGAACTGGAAGGCCAGCGGGCCCAGATCGCCGACAAGATCCTCAAGGAGATCCGCGACCGCCTCAACTTCCTGGTCAACGTCGGCCTCAACTACCTCAGTTTGTCCCGCAGCGCCGACACCCTCTCCGGCGGCGAGGCCCAGCGCATCCGCCTGGCCTCCCAGATCGGCGCCGGCCTGGTGGGGGTCATGTACGTGCTGGACGAACCCAGCATAGGCCTGCACCAGCGCGACAACGAGCGGCTGCTGCACACCCTCATCCACCTGCGGGATCTCGGCAATACGGTGCTGGTGGTGGAGCACGACGAGGACGCCATCCGCGCCGCCGACCATGTCATCGACATAGGCCCGGGGGCCGGCGTCCATGGCGGCGAGATCATCGCCGCCGGCACCCCGGAAGAAGTGGCCAATAATGAGCACTCACTGACCGGCCAGTACCTGTCTGGCCGCAAGAAGATAGCGGTACCCGAGCTACGCCAGGCCCCGGAGAAGGGCTGGATCGAACTCAAGGGCGCCACCGGCAACAACCTCAAGGGCGTCGACCTGCAGATCCCGGTTGGGCTCTTCACCTGCGTCACAGGGGTGTCCGGCTCCGGCAAGTCCACCCTCATCAACGACACCCTGTTCCGCCTGGCCCACCAGAAACTCAACGGCGCCGCCGGCGAAGAGCCGGCGCCCTTTAAGGAGCTGCTTGGCCTGGAGCAATGCGACAAGGTGGTGGACATCGACCAGAGTCCCATAGGCCGCACCCCCCGTTCCAACCCGGCCACCTACACCGGCATCTTTACCCCGGTGCGGGAGCTGTTCGCCGGCACCCAGGAAGCCCGCGCCCGCGGCTACCAGCCGGGCCGCTTCAGCTTCAACGTCCGCGGCGGCCGCTGCGAGGCCTGCCAGGGGGACGGCGTCATCAAGGTGGAGATGCACTTCCTGCCCGACGTCTACGTGCCCTGCGACCTCTGCAAGGGCAAGCGCTACAACCGCGAGACCCTGGAGGTCACCTACAAGGGCAAGAACATCCACCAGGTGCTGGAAATGACCATCGAAGAGGCCCGCGACTTCTTCGACCCCATACCGGCCGTGGCCCGCAAGCTGCAAACCCTGATGGATGTGGGCCTGTCCTACATCCGCCTTGGCCAGAGCGCCACCACCCTGTCGGGCGGCGAAGCCCAGCGGGTGAAGCTGGCCCGGGAGCTGTCCAAGCGCGACACCGGCCAGACCCTCTACATCCTCGACGAGCCCACCACAGGGCTGCACTTCGCCGACATCCAACTGCTGCTGGACGTGCTGCACCGCCTGCGCGATCACGGCAACACCATAGTGGTCATCGAGCACAACCTGGACGTGATCAAGACCGCCGACTGGATAGTGGACCTGGGCCCGGAAGGGGGCAGCGGCGGCGGCCAGATCCTCACCACCGGCACCCCCGAGCAGGTGGCGGAACACCCGGGCTCACACACGGCCCGCTTCCTCAAACCCTTGTTGTGA
- the ssb gene encoding single-stranded DNA-binding protein yields the protein MASRGINKVIIVGNLGGDPEVRYMPNGNAVANFTVATSESWKDKQTGEQKELTEWHRMVIYGRLAEIAGEYLRKGSKVYLEGSLRTRKWQGQDGQDKYTTEIIVSEMQMLDSRGSGQGGQGGGFGGGAQGGQGGFAPQGGQQGGFGGGQQQQQGGFQKPAQQQAQGGFGGGAQGAQQGGFGGQQQGNFAGNRPAAQGNFNAPKPQQGGYGADEPPMDFDDDIPF from the coding sequence ATGGCCAGTCGAGGCATTAACAAAGTCATTATCGTCGGCAACCTGGGCGGTGACCCGGAAGTGCGTTACATGCCCAACGGCAATGCCGTCGCCAACTTCACCGTTGCTACCAGCGAAAGCTGGAAAGACAAGCAGACCGGCGAGCAGAAAGAGCTCACCGAGTGGCACCGCATGGTGATCTACGGCCGCCTGGCCGAGATCGCCGGCGAGTACCTGCGCAAGGGCTCCAAGGTCTATCTGGAAGGCAGCCTGCGCACCCGCAAATGGCAGGGGCAGGACGGCCAGGACAAGTACACCACCGAGATCATCGTCAGCGAGATGCAGATGCTCGACAGCCGTGGCAGTGGCCAAGGCGGCCAGGGCGGCGGCTTCGGCGGTGGTGCCCAGGGTGGCCAAGGTGGTTTCGCTCCCCAGGGCGGCCAGCAAGGCGGCTTCGGTGGCGGCCAGCAGCAACAGCAGGGTGGCTTCCAGAAGCCCGCCCAACAGCAAGCCCAGGGTGGCTTCGGTGGCGGCGCCCAAGGTGCCCAGCAGGGCGGCTTCGGCGGCCAGCAGCAAGGCAACTTCGCTGGCAACAGGCCGGCCGCCCAGGGCAACTTCAACGCGCCCAAGCCCCAACAAGGGGGTTACGGTGCCGACGAGCCGCCCATGGATTTCGACGACGACATCCCGTTCTAA